From the genome of Bactrocera oleae isolate idBacOlea1 chromosome 2, idBacOlea1, whole genome shotgun sequence, one region includes:
- the LOC138855765 gene encoding uncharacterized protein — MASYRSARTHIGWFAKLSLTLIISLVLRQNGIQGQKSFGPSINCGPNSVYPESCKYGSFSINYNPEFCLPRTLCRKGVGEVCREYGGSSDCKPGLNCNCYRRCSKDPDTCSFFGILDLNTKN; from the exons atggctTCTTATCGAAGTGCACGTACACACATCGGTTGGTTCGCCAAGCTGAGCTTGACATTGATAATTTCCTTAGTTTTGCGACAAAATGGAATTCAAGGGCA gAAATCATTCGGCCCCTCCATTAATTGTGGCCCAAACAGTGTGTATCCTGAAAGTTGCAAATATG GCAGCTTCAGTATAAATTATAATCCCGAATTCTGTCTTCCACGCACACTATGTCGCAAGGGTGTGGGTGAGGTCTGCCGTGAATATGGCGGAAGCAGCGATTGTAAACCGGGTTTGAACTGCAACTGTTATCGTCGCTGTAGTAAAGATCCCGATACCTGCTCATTTTTTGGTATATTGGATTTGAATACTAAAAATTAG
- the LOC138855766 gene encoding uncharacterized protein, with product MYPSINVLSHMYWTLKQSWLLVFMLVFLHRTTEGMPLLARNECDSGNSVDPRECGHGAFDLNMNRTNCESRMVCYRNIGETCQELGTSSNCLPPLVCSCYKCSEVVSDLCHKKMPSIINMSKRMKPVYSEYIY from the exons ATGTATCCAAGTATCAACGTGCTCTCACATATGTACTGGACACTAAAGCAGAGTTGGCTACTGGTATTCATGCTGGTTTTTTTGCATCGAACCACCGAAGGAAT GCCACTTCTTGCACGCAATGAGTGTGACTCCGGCAATTCAGTGGATCCCAGAGAGTGTGGGCATG GCGCCTTCGACTTAAATATGAACCGCACAAATTGCGAATCTCGCATGGTTTGTTACAGGAATATAGGTGAGACTTGCCAGGAGCTTGGTACCAGCAGCAATTGCTTGCCGCCTCTGGTTTGTAGTTGTTATAAGTGTAGTGAAGTAGTGAGTGACTTATGCCACAAAAAAATGCCATCGATAATAAATATGTCAAAGCGTATGAAACCAGTTTACTCAGAATATATCTATTAA